GCAAAGCTGGGAGTGGGCAGAGCTTGACGACAGGGTGAGGTGTCGAACAGGGCAAGCGCGGATTTTAGTGAGGGCAGGAGAGCCGCAGCCGGGCAGCCGGGGCCCTAGCTTGCCTCCACTCCAGGACAGAGCAGCGTCAGGCGGGGTGAGGCCAAGGTGACGTCCCACGTTCGACTTGGACAGATCGACAGATGCCAACACTGCAGCCAGGATGAAGAAGCAACAGCAGGTAAGCGGCAGGACGACTGCGCGTGGCCGCCCGCCCAAGCAGCTGCTAACACGCCGTCGGTCCAGGAGATGGTCCCCGAGATGGTCCAGCTCGGTTCGTGCACTCCCCCATGGCCGCAGGCGTCACAGCATCCAGGCCAGCTAACGTGTCGTGTCGCTGCCAACAGACCGCTCTGCGTACGTTTGCCCGGCCCCAGGCCCAGGTGCGCGGGTGCGCGAACCCGCTGACACGATGCGCGCAGTTCCCATTCTCCCTTCTGGCGCACCACCTCCAACACCTCCAACGCTTCGACGCAGAGCAAGAAGGTCATCGGCGCCTCCTACTCGCACGCCGACATACTCAGCTTCGGCTCCCTGTACGCCTCTCGATGCCCCGCGAGAGGGCGAGAATGCGCGTCCGCTGACTTGAGCAGGTCTGTCTCGGGCTCCACTTCGCGCCCTCGCACTCCGCCGTCTGCTGGCCACAGTCGCGACTCCAGCACCGCGCCACGCCGGACGAGCAGCAACGTTTCGCCCCGTGCCGCCCGCGACACCTACGGCAGCTTCCTTCGCCAGTCCAACAACGACTGGGGCGCCGACGACCAGGACGATGGCGACATCATGTTCGAAGACGATGAGGACGAGTTCGGCCTTCCTAGCATCGCGAATGCGCGCAGGAAGGGCCGGCGCAAAGAACCCTCAAAGGGAAGGGAGGTGGCGGGGACCTACGCGCACACTAGGAACGGCCTGGGCTCTGCTGGCTCAACCGCATGGCGCAGCATAGACAGCGGCGACATTGCCGAGGAGCGAGGCATTCCCAGCTATCCCACTGCCAAGAAGAGGGAAGGCAAGATACTGCGACCGCAATACCAGGAGATCCTGCGCGATCCGGCAAACTCCATGCACCTGATCGAGCATCCATCCCTACCACCCAACGCTACCGCAAAACAGATCGAGGAGTACTCCGCGCGAACCACCCGGATAAACAAGTTCAAGAGGATTTTGCAAGCGAGCACCATATCTCTGTCAGATCTGCGCGACTCGGCATGGTCGGGAGTGCCGTCCGAGGTACGCGCAATGACATGGCAGGTTTTGCTGGGTTATCTTCCTACCAGCAGCGAACGAAGAGTGGCCACACTGGAGCGCAAACGCAAGGAGTACCTCGACGGTGTTCGTCAGGCTTTTGAAAAGGGCACGGCTGGCAGCACTGGCGCGGTGGCAGCTGGGATAACACGCGCTTCCTCGTTTCCATCGACCATTCGTGGGCGAGGCAGAGGCCTGGACGAAGCCATCTGGCACCAAATCAGCATCGATGTACCACGCACCAACCCGCATCTCGAGCTGTACAGCTACGAGGCTACACAACGCTCCCTAGAGAGGATACTGTACGTCTGGGCGATACGACACCCTGCTTCAGGCTACGTACAAGGCATCAACGACCTCGTCACCCCATTCTGGCAGGTCTTCCTTGGCGCCTACATCTCCGATCCGGATATCGAATTCGGCATGGATCCTGGACAGCTGCCCAAGCAGGTTCTCGATGCCGTCGAAGCTGACTCGTTCTGGTGTCTGACGAAGCTCCTCGACGGCATCCAAGACAACTACATTGCGCATCAACCAGGAATTCAACGGCAGGTGGCTAGCTTGAGAGATCTTACCACACGCATCGACGATGGCTTGGCCA
The window above is part of the Ascochyta rabiei chromosome 1, complete sequence genome. Proteins encoded here:
- a CDS encoding GTPase-activating protein, which produces MKKQQQEMVPEMVQLDRSASHSPFWRTTSNTSNASTQSKKVIGASYSHADILSFGSLSVSGSTSRPRTPPSAGHSRDSSTAPRRTSSNVSPRAARDTYGSFLRQSNNDWGADDQDDGDIMFEDDEDEFGLPSIANARRKGRRKEPSKGREVAGTYAHTRNGLGSAGSTAWRSIDSGDIAEERGIPSYPTAKKREGKILRPQYQEILRDPANSMHLIEHPSLPPNATAKQIEEYSARTTRINKFKRILQASTISLSDLRDSAWSGVPSEVRAMTWQVLLGYLPTSSERRVATLERKRKEYLDGVRQAFEKGTAGSTGAVAAGITRASSFPSTIRGRGRGLDEAIWHQISIDVPRTNPHLELYSYEATQRSLERILYVWAIRHPASGYVQGINDLVTPFWQVFLGAYISDPDIEFGMDPGQLPKQVLDAVEADSFWCLTKLLDGIQDNYIAHQPGIQRQVASLRDLTTRIDDGLAKHLQNEGVEFIQFSFRWMNCLLMREISVKNTIRMWDTYLAEEDGFSSFHLYVCAAFLVKWSDQLRKMDFQEVMMFLQSLPTKQWTEKDIELLLSEAFIWQSLFKGSGAHLKNTSSRGVGMGPDF